The Lachnospiraceae bacterium KM106-2 nucleotide sequence ATAATGGCAAATCTTTTGTTTGCAGAATCTACCTCTTTATAGATTACCGGGAACTTTTGTAAAGTAGTGATGATAATGCCTACACCATCATTAATCGCATCTCTAAGCTGTCCCGAATTCTTATCTACCTTCTTAACCACGCCCTCCACATGGTCAAATTGATAAACAGTAGACTGTAACTGACTGTCAAGCACTCGCCTATCCGTTACGATGATTACTGACTGGAAAATCTTATTATCTTCATAATCATGGAGTCCGGTAAGTCTGTGTGCCAGCCATGCAATCGAATTGGACTTTCCTGAGCCTGCACTGTGTTGGATCAGATAACTTTTACCTGAACCATTCTTCTTCACATCTTCCAAAAGTTTTGTGACTACATCAAGCTGGTGATATCTTGGGAAAATCATAGTCTCTTTCACTAGATTCCCATTCTTATCATACTCCTGCTGCAAGTGCATATATTTCTGTAGAATTTCCATCAGACTATCCTTGCAGAGTACTCTTTCCCAAAGATATGCTGTATCATATCCATCTGGATTTACAGGGTTTCCTTTACCGCCTACTTTTCCGGCACCATTACTGCCCTGATTAAATGGCAGGAAATAAGTGTGTGCGCCCTCAAGCTTTGTTGTCATATAGACATTGGTAAGGTCTACTGCGAAATGCACCAATACTCTTTCTTTGAAGGCAAAAATTGCATCCTTACCGGCACGATCAAACTTATACTGATTAATGGCATTTGTGGTATCCTGTCCTGTAAACTGGCACTTCAATTCCATAGATACCACCGGAATACCATTTACAAAAAGAACAATATCTATACTGTTCTCATTATGTACAGAGTAATGAAGCTGTCTGGTACAATGAAGAATGTTCGCATCATACTGAATCTGTGTAGTCTCATTCAAAGAGGTCTCCGGCTTCCAGAAAATCGGATAAAACTTGATTCCCCTATCCATAAAGCCATGCCGCATCACATTCAAAAGGTTGGTGGTTTTCACTTCTCTTTTGAAGCGTTCAACTACCTGCTTTTCGGAATTCTCCGCATAAATTTTCACATATCTTTCCCATTTCTTAGGCTGGCTTATCTTGATAAATTCCACAAATGTTTCCTCATCAAGTCCAGATTCACGATTAAATTTCTTCGGATCACCCTTGGTATATCCTCCATGATGAATCAGATAGTCTTCGATATCTTCCTCAAATCGTTTCTCTTTTACATCAAAATCTGACATGAGTTACACCTCCTTTTTGCCTGTGACAACTTCGTAGATAAGGGATTTTTTATATTCCAATACTTTTTCTAGTAATTTTTCTCTTTTTCCTATTTCATTATCAATCTTTGGGCAAACATCATCTAAGTAATCGGCAATTTGCTTTTGTTCATCCAAATCAAGGCTCGGTAAGTATACTTGAACAAAATTTGAAAATCTTAGTGCTTGTCCATCTCTAATAAGATTTGATGTTCCTTGTAATGCAGAAATATACTTTTTGGATTTAAACAACCATTTATAATAACGATTATACACCTTATCTCTATTAGGAATAAGCATTACATATGCAGAACTTATTTTTCCTGATACTTCGCTATATTCCAATCCTCCCTGAAAGCTACGCATACTAATAACAAAATCACCTTTTTCAACATGTTTAAGTATCTCTTCACCTTTTAAGACTTGCATTACTTGCCGTCCTTCAATATCCATAAATTCTTTTTGTGAAATAATGCCATACTTTTGAGATGCAGTTAATTGCTCATCATCTTCAAAAGCTCTATCCTTTCTCTGAGAAAATAGCTGCTTAGCATACACCATATTCCACTGTTCTGGTATACTTCCTATCCATTTATATCCACTTTGCTTCATATTTACATCTGGATTGATGCCTTGTGTTACGGCTTCATTTATTATTGATAATTTATATTCGCCTAACTTTTCAATTACAGCCTTTTGTTTTTCAATAATCTCGTCTATCTTTTTACAATTTGAATCCAAAAATTCAACTATTTTTTTTTGCTGTGACAACAATGGAAATGGAAATGAAAAATTATAAAACGATTGTTGATAAAGATGTAAAATTGTACTATTACCCGCATTTATAATCCCAAACCATCTCCAAAAGATATCTGATTGTATCATCCAATATAAAAATCGTGTGTCACATTCATCATTATTTCTAACAAGTAAAACTCCACTATTAAGTGATGTTTTACCAGGCATATTTTCTACAATTGCAACCTTTCCTATCGTTCCATCCTTTGTAATTAGTAAATCACCATTCTTTATTTGAATTTGCTTTGCCTCTTCCCATCTATATTCTGGAACATGCACGCAACTTTGCCAATCAATTTTACCATTATAAAAATTGACACCAGTAATTAAATACACTCCTTCATCAGAGTATTCATTTGACGTTAATCCTTGCCATCCTATTCTACCTGCCAAAGTTGCTAAATGTTTGATTTTTCGTACTTGCCAATCTGCTGGGATTTCTCCAATCCATTCTACTCCACTATCTTTCATCTCTCTCATAGGTCAAATACCTCCTCAAGACTTCCAGACAGTTCTGTCTCCAAATCCATAATCTCTGCCATGATTTCTGCTGATGGTCTCGGAGCTTCATACTTGTAGAAATATCTCGTAAACGGAATCTCATATCCCACCTTTGACTTTTTCGTATCTATCCATGCATCCTGTGCAAAAGGTAATACTTCTCTTTCAAAGTACTCTTTGATATCCTCTTTCAGCGGAACATTTTCTGTATCACGAAGACTGGTATCCGGCTGTTTCTTTCCCTTTTTCAATACCAGATTGCCCTCTTCATCACGAAGCGGTCTTTCCACTGTAATCTTGGTATAACCAAAATCCTCGTTATCATAAATCTGACTGATTTCACTCTCTTTAAAATCACCATATATCTTTGTAATCTCTGCAATATCTTCCTCAGAAATATCATTTCGCTTATTTCCCAATGCTTTTCTTCTCTTCACAAACATCTCATTAGCATTAATAAGCTGTACTTTCCCCTCTCTGACTGTACCTGCCTTTTTATTTGACAATACCCAGATATAGGTTGCAATTCCTGTGTTGTAGAAAATATCATTCGGTAAAGCAATGATTGCCTCAAGTAAATCATTTTCGAGAATATATCTTCTGATTTCAGAAGGTCCGCTCCCTGCATCTCCTGTAAAGAGTGGTGAACCATTATGAATGATTGCAATTCTGCTTCCACCCTTATCAATATCTTTCATTTTTGATATCGCTGTCATAAGAAATAGCATTTGTCCGTCACTTGCAGCCGGAAGCCCTGCTCCAAATCTTCCTCCGAAGCCAAGCTTTGCCTCTTCCTCTACTTTTGCCTTTTCATTCTTCCACTCACGTCCGAACGGCGGATTGGAAAGGATATAATCAAAGGTACTGCCTGCAAACTGGTCATCTGATAACGTGTTGCCATCCTTGATATAATCTGCATTGTTTCCTTTAATCAGCATATCCGCCTTACAGATAGCAAATGTCTGGTCATTGATTTCCTGTCCGAAAGACACAAGTTCTGTCGATGCATTCAGACTATGTAGATACTCCTCTGCAACAGAAAGCATACCTCCCGTTCCACAGGCAGGGTCATAAATCGTCTTTGCCACATTATTTCCGGAAAGAATATCGTTATCATCATAGAAGAGAATATTGACCATCAACTGAATAACTTCTCTTGGAGTATAATGCTGTCCTGCATCTTCATTATGAGACTCGGAAAATCTTCTGATAATCTCCTCAAAGATATAGCCCATTTCAAGGTTAGAGATTTCATTCGGATGTAGATTTCCTCTATCAGTTGTGTATTCCTTTAAAACAATATAAAGAATTCCCTTATTTGCCATAGTGGTGATGTGACCATCAAACTTGAACTTCTCAAGGATGTCCTGCACATTTGCTGAGAATCCATTCAGATAATCTCTGAAATTCTCTTCAATGTGGTCCGGATCATCCATAAGTCTCTCAAATGTATATTTGCTGGTGTTATAAAAATCTTTTTCTGCTGCCTTACGAAGTAAAACATCCTTCATTGGAAGATTTTTTACTTCCTCATATTTTTGTAAAACCGCATCCTTTGTATCGGAAAGAATGCAGTCAAAACGTCTGATTACTGTAAGTGGTAATATAACATCTCCATATTCATGTGGTTTATATACTCCCGTAAGCTTATCTGCTATTGCCCATATCAGATCTGCTTTCTGATCTATTTTTGCGCTTCTCGTAGCCATTTCATTTTCCTCCATAAGGTAATTTACTTTTCTTCTTCATCCGGTACATAGTCAACCAAATCTCCAAAGTTACAATCCAGCTCTTTGCAGATTTTTTCCAGAACAGATAGTTTAACTGACTCACAGTTTGTCATCTTTGCTATTGTACTGGAACTAAGACCAGTCTTGGCACACAAATCTCCCTTTTTCATATTGTTATCAATCAGTAGTTTCCACAATCCATTATAACTAATTGCCATATGTATTTCCTCTCTCTAACAATTGTCGTAATCTAATACCATCATTGTAAGTATAGCACACAAATTGCGAATATACAATTTGCATTTGCAAATATCGAATGCTATTTTCTAAAGAAAAAAGGAACCAAGGCAGAATACTTCTATCTTGATTCCTATTTTATATCATTTAATGTCCAAAAAACGGGACTTGGCACAATTTACTTCCATATTGCAAATATTATTTGCACTTTTCAAGCGTCTCAGACAATACCTGAGCCTGTTCATATGTATCTACTTCTATTTGACAACTACCTTCAGTTATTGCACACATTACCCTTGGATTTGCAATCATTTCATCATTCAAATAAATACCTATCGTATTTCCAATATTATTTGTAGTAATATCTGCAAATGTTTTCGTTGATTCATCATCAAACTCTATTTGTACTACTGCCTTCTTGATTCCGTCGCCATTATCAACCATTGTTGCTTCTGCCGATTTTATACCACCAGTCATAAGTATATTCCCATCGCTATCCCGTAATGTGAATACATTTGTCTCTTGTTTCCCTGATGGCTGATCATTACTGACATTTTCTTCTATAGTATTTGAACCTTTTTGAAACCATGCTTCACCATGATATCCTTGATATGCACCGATTGCACTATTTATTATTGTCAACACAAGACATATAATACCTAATACAATACCCACTATTGACATTCCTTTACTACTTTTCTTTAATCCTATTATTCCAAGTACCAAAGCTATAATTCCCACTGGCAATCCAATTATTGGAATAATCCATGCTAATACTCCCACTATACCAAGCACAAGTGCTGCTACTCCAAATCCAGGCTTACGAGCTTTATTAATATCCGGTACTGCATAATTAATTTGATTCTGTAATGGTGCTCCACAGCCCGAGCAGAATGTTGCACTATCATCCATTTGTTTACCACATTTTGAACAATACACCATGTCTATTCCTCCAATTCAATCTTACTATATGAAATTATTCAACAATATCAAAAACCATAAATCTAAGAAAATTATATCATAAATGACCACTCCATTCCACCAAAAAAAGACGTACCACCATTTCTGATGATACGTCCTCACTACTATCTGGCTTTATCTTCCCTTACCTTTGATATTTCCTTATGTGCTGCCTCCTGCTTCACCTCATCCACACCTCTAGCCTCAAATGCATCTGCATTATACTGATACTCCTGCGGCTCAGCGACCATCGGTGAATATACAACCTCTGCTTCTGCCCACTCCGGCTCTGTCTGTTTCAGATTCTTCGCATTCTCCATATACTTTTCCTTATCAAGCTGCACATTCATAGCGAGATTATCCAGCTTATCAATCGAAGCGTCCAGATGCAGCTCCATTGATACAAACAACTTTTTCACTGCTTTCATAGGTGCAAGCACCGCCTTTGTAATGGGATGTTTCTGCTCTTTCTGTGAATAATCCACCTCCGGCTTGTCAGCAAAA carries:
- a CDS encoding type I restriction-modification system, restriction subunit R — encoded protein: MSDFDVKEKRFEEDIEDYLIHHGGYTKGDPKKFNRESGLDEETFVEFIKISQPKKWERYVKIYAENSEKQVVERFKREVKTTNLLNVMRHGFMDRGIKFYPIFWKPETSLNETTQIQYDANILHCTRQLHYSVHNENSIDIVLFVNGIPVVSMELKCQFTGQDTTNAINQYKFDRAGKDAIFAFKERVLVHFAVDLTNVYMTTKLEGAHTYFLPFNQGSNGAGKVGGKGNPVNPDGYDTAYLWERVLCKDSLMEILQKYMHLQQEYDKNGNLVKETMIFPRYHQLDVVTKLLEDVKKNGSGKSYLIQHSAGSGKSNSIAWLAHRLTGLHDYEDNKIFQSVIIVTDRRVLDSQLQSTVYQFDHVEGVVKKVDKNSGQLRDAINDGVGIIITTLQKFPVIYKEVDSANKRFAIIIDEAHSSQTGDAAKKLKRALADTEEILKEYAEMEDEDERNRKDDEDKLLDELAAQGMHKNLSFFAFTATPKGKTLQLFGQKDAEGIYRPFHIYSMRQAIEEHFILDVLQNYMTYKMYYKIAKIIEDNPEFDTTAGSKAIINYETLHPHNISQKTAIMLEHFMNVTRHKIGGRAKAMVVTPSRLHAVRYVQEFK
- a CDS encoding type I restriction-modification system, specificity subunit S, with product MREMKDSGVEWIGEIPADWQVRKIKHLATLAGRIGWQGLTSNEYSDEGVYLITGVNFYNGKIDWQSCVHVPEYRWEEAKQIQIKNGDLLITKDGTIGKVAIVENMPGKTSLNSGVLLVRNNDECDTRFLYWMIQSDIFWRWFGIINAGNSTILHLYQQSFYNFSFPFPLLSQQKKIVEFLDSNCKKIDEIIEKQKAVIEKLGEYKLSIINEAVTQGINPDVNMKQSGYKWIGSIPEQWNMVYAKQLFSQRKDRAFEDDEQLTASQKYGIISQKEFMDIEGRQVMQVLKGEEILKHVEKGDFVISMRSFQGGLEYSEVSGKISSAYVMLIPNRDKVYNRYYKWLFKSKKYISALQGTSNLIRDGQALRFSNFVQVYLPSLDLDEQKQIADYLDDVCPKIDNEIGKREKLLEKVLEYKKSLIYEVVTGKKEV
- a CDS encoding type I restriction-modification system, DNA-methyltransferase subunit M → MATRSAKIDQKADLIWAIADKLTGVYKPHEYGDVILPLTVIRRFDCILSDTKDAVLQKYEEVKNLPMKDVLLRKAAEKDFYNTSKYTFERLMDDPDHIEENFRDYLNGFSANVQDILEKFKFDGHITTMANKGILYIVLKEYTTDRGNLHPNEISNLEMGYIFEEIIRRFSESHNEDAGQHYTPREVIQLMVNILFYDDNDILSGNNVAKTIYDPACGTGGMLSVAEEYLHSLNASTELVSFGQEINDQTFAICKADMLIKGNNADYIKDGNTLSDDQFAGSTFDYILSNPPFGREWKNEKAKVEEEAKLGFGGRFGAGLPAASDGQMLFLMTAISKMKDIDKGGSRIAIIHNGSPLFTGDAGSGPSEIRRYILENDLLEAIIALPNDIFYNTGIATYIWVLSNKKAGTVREGKVQLINANEMFVKRRKALGNKRNDISEEDIAEITKIYGDFKESEISQIYDNEDFGYTKITVERPLRDEEGNLVLKKGKKQPDTSLRDTENVPLKEDIKEYFEREVLPFAQDAWIDTKKSKVGYEIPFTRYFYKYEAPRPSAEIMAEIMDLETELSGSLEEVFDL